From one Bradyrhizobium sp. Ash2021 genomic stretch:
- a CDS encoding zinc ribbon domain-containing protein, whose translation MSKQEMREEAERLIRETMEKKALIVKQGNTRIETTCGKCGAPNRLQAEKGATRVKFVCKQCGHKQETL comes from the coding sequence ATGTCGAAACAAGAAATGCGCGAGGAGGCCGAGCGCCTGATCCGCGAGACCATGGAAAAGAAAGCCCTGATCGTGAAACAGGGCAATACGAGGATCGAGACCACCTGCGGCAAATGCGGCGCGCCCAACCGCCTGCAGGCGGAAAAGGGCGCGACCCGCGTCAAATTCGTCTGCAAGCAATGCGGCCACAAGCAGGAAACGCTTTAA
- a CDS encoding amidohydrolase family protein: protein MAATRIDCDIHPAVGGTRTTLLPYLDDHWKEQVVSRAIDGLDLNSYPPSMPLSGRPDWRPAEGKPGSDLAMVQRGAFDQLGSSHAICNVVYGAQAVFDPYMAAGFCKAINDWIAAEWLAKDARLRASIVVPMQAPDLAVEEIERRAADERFVSVLVLSQGETLLGRRHFWPVYQVAEKYKLPIAIHAGSQYWGAPSSIGWPSYRYEYYLAEAQAFQAQVLSLIYEGVFGKFPGLKVVLMESGVSWLPAFMWRANKTWRGVRVEVPWVEREPASIMRDHIRVTMQPFDGPPDAAGVADIIEQIGSDKMFLFASDYPHWQFDGDDPMPPYLPKSIASRMCEENPLETFPRLKLDS, encoded by the coding sequence ATGGCGGCGACGCGGATCGACTGCGATATTCATCCCGCGGTGGGTGGCACCCGCACTACGCTGTTGCCCTATCTCGACGACCACTGGAAAGAGCAGGTGGTCAGCCGCGCGATCGACGGCCTCGACCTCAACTCCTATCCGCCCTCGATGCCGCTTTCCGGCCGGCCCGACTGGCGGCCCGCCGAGGGCAAGCCCGGCAGCGATCTCGCGATGGTGCAGCGCGGCGCGTTCGACCAGCTCGGTTCGAGCCACGCGATCTGCAATGTGGTCTACGGCGCGCAGGCGGTGTTCGATCCCTATATGGCGGCCGGCTTCTGCAAGGCGATCAACGACTGGATCGCGGCCGAATGGCTGGCGAAGGATGCAAGATTGCGCGCCTCGATCGTGGTGCCGATGCAGGCGCCGGATCTCGCGGTTGAGGAAATCGAGCGCCGCGCCGCCGATGAGCGCTTCGTCTCCGTGCTGGTGCTGTCGCAAGGCGAGACGCTACTCGGACGGCGGCATTTTTGGCCGGTGTATCAGGTGGCCGAGAAATACAAACTGCCGATCGCGATCCATGCCGGCAGCCAGTACTGGGGCGCGCCGAGCTCGATCGGCTGGCCGTCCTATCGCTACGAATATTATCTCGCGGAAGCACAGGCGTTCCAGGCGCAAGTCTTGAGCCTGATCTATGAGGGCGTGTTCGGCAAATTCCCGGGGTTGAAAGTGGTGCTGATGGAATCCGGCGTGAGCTGGCTGCCGGCCTTCATGTGGCGCGCCAACAAGACCTGGCGCGGCGTGCGCGTCGAGGTGCCCTGGGTCGAGCGCGAGCCGGCCTCGATCATGCGCGATCACATCCGTGTCACCATGCAGCCGTTCGACGGCCCGCCGGATGCTGCCGGCGTCGCTGACATCATCGAGCAGATCGGCTCCGACAAGATGTTCTTGTTCGCGTCGGATTATCCGCACTGGCAGTTCGACGGCGACGACCCGATGCCGCCGTATCTGCCGAAGAGTATCGCCTCGCGCATGTGTGAAGAAAACCCGCTGGAAACCTTTCCGCGGCTCAAGCTTGACTCGTAA
- a CDS encoding type 1 glutamine amidotransferase domain-containing protein has protein sequence MAARVLVPLPARDFDPSEAAVSWLVLARAGHTVVFATPDGRPAAADDMMLTGRGLDPWGAIPLLRNLPLVGLLMRANRDARNAYAAMIADPNYLAPRRWDAIDPAEYDALLLPGGHRARGMREYLESEILQNIVADCFDAAKPVAAICHGVLLAARSRSKRTGQSVLRGYRTTALTWAFENSAWSVARITRFWDPDYYRTYLEQAGQPKGFMSVQQEVTRALARAEDFCDVSRTDPHFRRKTSGLERDTLDNATPAFVVRDRNYLSARWPGDAHTFAKIFAGMLTQQRPVG, from the coding sequence ATGGCGGCGCGCGTCCTTGTACCCTTACCGGCGCGGGATTTCGATCCAAGCGAGGCGGCGGTGAGCTGGCTCGTGCTCGCGCGCGCCGGACATACGGTCGTTTTCGCGACGCCGGATGGACGGCCCGCGGCCGCCGACGACATGATGCTGACGGGGCGGGGCCTCGATCCCTGGGGCGCCATTCCGCTGTTGCGGAATCTTCCCCTGGTCGGGCTTCTGATGCGGGCCAACCGCGACGCGCGCAACGCTTACGCTGCAATGATCGCGGACCCGAATTATCTGGCGCCACGGCGCTGGGATGCGATCGATCCCGCTGAATACGATGCGCTGCTGCTGCCCGGCGGGCATCGCGCGCGCGGCATGCGCGAATATCTCGAAAGCGAAATCCTGCAGAACATCGTCGCCGATTGCTTCGATGCGGCAAAGCCGGTGGCGGCGATCTGCCACGGCGTGCTGCTGGCGGCGCGCAGCCGCTCGAAGCGGACCGGGCAGTCGGTGCTGCGGGGATATCGGACCACCGCGCTGACCTGGGCGTTCGAGAACAGCGCCTGGTCGGTGGCGCGGATCACCCGGTTCTGGGATCCGGATTATTACCGCACCTATCTGGAGCAGGCCGGGCAGCCGAAGGGCTTTATGTCGGTGCAGCAGGAAGTAACGCGCGCGCTGGCCCGCGCGGAAGATTTTTGCGACGTGTCGCGGACCGATCCGCACTTTCGCCGCAAGACGTCCGGCCTTGAGCGTGACACCCTCGACAACGCGACGCCGGCCTTTGTCGTTCGCGATCGCAATTACCTGTCGGCCAGATGGCCGGGCGATGCTCACACTTTTGCGAAGATTTTTGCGGGTATGCTGACGCAGCAACGCCCGGTCGGTTGA
- a CDS encoding NAD(P)/FAD-dependent oxidoreductase, with product MKRQRLVSAKMNEPLHHPSVDAEAKSLALSTTLRPTVAIVGGGFAGLMAGYALRRHCQVTVFEARSRVGGRVWSKTKSSGIVEAGGELIGYNHPLWLNLAKDFQLGLSVNTSDDNFDALALKAPLYLGGKEPSEKELKQVYRQMQTAINRISKKATKVDPYQPWLAKNAQELDEMSLSAWFDELNCSDLTRLALEQQFSNDAGVPTSRQSFLANLAVVAGGRLGDQLDAFFIQSEAMRCSEGNGALADRLAAEIEKAAGEVRRCTPVDSILINEEDVTLEVRTGRSAKDPDQACIFTELDKKQTITADYTVLAIPPSLWPAAKGRKITVMPKLPRASYVTMGTVVKYLSPLRQRFWIREGLAPTSTSNQFGVTWESTDNQIAPPGRDVGLSLFAGGAVAQTALRKWRHGGQREIDDFYAAKIGAIYDGYVSNRSEHPMEFMAWPDDPWTGAGYSCPAPGEVCRAGPLLHEPFHERLFFAGEHTCFAYFGYMEGALQSGRRAACSILHAVGRQQKQAGTSARQVRGSASKRTRAARR from the coding sequence GTGAAACGTCAAAGGCTCGTCAGCGCAAAAATGAACGAACCGTTGCACCACCCAAGCGTCGATGCGGAAGCCAAATCGCTGGCCTTAAGCACTACGCTACGTCCCACGGTCGCCATCGTCGGAGGAGGATTTGCCGGCTTGATGGCGGGATATGCATTAAGGCGCCACTGCCAGGTGACAGTGTTCGAAGCCCGCAGTCGCGTCGGAGGCCGGGTCTGGAGCAAGACCAAGTCCAGCGGCATCGTCGAAGCCGGCGGCGAACTCATCGGCTACAACCATCCCCTGTGGCTGAACCTCGCGAAAGACTTCCAGCTCGGACTTTCCGTCAATACATCCGACGACAACTTCGACGCTCTGGCGCTGAAGGCGCCGCTCTATCTCGGTGGCAAGGAGCCGTCGGAGAAAGAGCTGAAGCAGGTCTACCGGCAGATGCAAACCGCCATCAACCGGATCAGCAAGAAGGCCACCAAGGTCGATCCATACCAGCCATGGCTGGCCAAAAATGCGCAAGAGCTGGATGAGATGTCATTATCTGCCTGGTTCGACGAGTTGAATTGCTCGGACCTCACCAGGCTCGCACTCGAACAGCAGTTTTCGAACGACGCCGGCGTGCCGACCAGCCGGCAGAGCTTTCTCGCCAATCTCGCAGTCGTCGCCGGTGGCAGGCTCGGCGATCAACTCGATGCCTTTTTCATACAAAGCGAAGCCATGCGTTGTTCTGAGGGTAATGGCGCGCTGGCCGATCGTCTTGCCGCGGAGATCGAGAAGGCCGCCGGCGAGGTACGCCGCTGCACCCCGGTCGATTCCATCCTGATCAACGAGGAAGATGTGACGTTGGAGGTTCGCACGGGGCGTAGCGCCAAAGATCCGGACCAGGCGTGCATCTTTACCGAACTCGACAAGAAGCAAACGATCACGGCCGACTATACCGTGCTCGCCATTCCGCCGAGCCTCTGGCCGGCTGCCAAAGGACGCAAGATCACAGTCATGCCGAAATTGCCCCGCGCGTCCTATGTGACGATGGGCACGGTGGTGAAATATCTTAGTCCACTCAGGCAGCGTTTCTGGATCAGAGAAGGCCTCGCACCGACGTCAACGTCGAACCAGTTCGGAGTTACCTGGGAATCCACGGACAATCAGATCGCTCCGCCCGGAAGGGATGTCGGGCTCAGTCTGTTTGCCGGCGGCGCGGTCGCCCAAACGGCGCTGCGCAAATGGAGACATGGCGGACAGCGCGAAATCGACGATTTTTATGCGGCGAAGATCGGCGCGATATACGATGGCTATGTTTCCAACCGTTCAGAGCATCCGATGGAGTTCATGGCATGGCCCGACGACCCATGGACCGGCGCGGGCTACTCGTGCCCCGCGCCCGGCGAGGTTTGCCGGGCCGGGCCGCTGCTGCACGAGCCTTTCCACGAGCGCTTGTTCTTTGCCGGTGAGCACACCTGCTTCGCCTATTTCGGTTACATGGAAGGCGCATTGCAGTCCGGCCGAAGGGCTGCCTGCTCGATTCTCCACGCCGTCGGCCGGCAGCAAAAGCAGGCTGGCACCTCGGCAAGGCAGGTACGTGGTTCGGCTTCAAAGCGAACGCGCGCCGCGCGACGTTAA
- a CDS encoding quinone oxidoreductase: MTHAIRFHQTGGPEVLVWEEVALGKPGPGEARIRHTAVGLNFVDIYNRSGVYPVQLPSGLGGEAAGVVEEVGPGVTDLKPGDRICYGAAPMGAYAEARLIPADRLLKLPDGIDDKTAAAMMLKGLTTQYLIRQTYRVKAGDTILLHAAAGGVGLILGQWAKHLGATVIGTVGSDEKAKLAKAHGCAHTIVYTREDFVKRVDEITGGKKVPVVYDSVGKDTFLKSLDCLAPLGVAALFGASSGNVDPLNLGLLAQKGSLYVTRPTLNTYAAKRENLVAMAGELFEVVKSGAVKIEVHQTYPLKDAAKAHADLGARKTTGSTVLTV; this comes from the coding sequence ATGACGCACGCCATCCGTTTTCATCAGACCGGCGGCCCCGAAGTTCTGGTCTGGGAGGAAGTAGCCCTCGGCAAGCCCGGGCCGGGCGAGGCGCGCATCCGCCACACCGCGGTCGGGCTGAACTTTGTCGACATCTACAACCGCTCCGGCGTGTATCCGGTGCAACTGCCGAGCGGGCTCGGCGGCGAGGCGGCCGGCGTGGTCGAGGAAGTAGGCCCCGGCGTCACCGATCTCAAGCCCGGCGACCGCATTTGCTATGGTGCAGCCCCGATGGGCGCCTATGCCGAAGCGCGGCTGATCCCGGCCGATCGCCTGTTGAAACTGCCCGACGGCATCGACGACAAGACCGCGGCCGCGATGATGCTGAAGGGCCTGACCACGCAATATCTGATCCGCCAGACCTATCGCGTGAAGGCCGGCGACACCATTTTGCTGCACGCCGCCGCCGGCGGCGTCGGCCTGATCCTCGGCCAGTGGGCCAAACATCTCGGCGCCACCGTGATCGGCACCGTCGGCAGCGATGAAAAAGCAAAGCTCGCCAAGGCGCATGGCTGCGCCCACACCATCGTCTACACGCGCGAGGATTTCGTCAAACGTGTCGACGAGATCACCGGCGGCAAGAAGGTGCCCGTGGTCTATGATTCCGTCGGCAAGGACACGTTTCTGAAATCGCTCGATTGTCTCGCGCCGCTCGGCGTCGCCGCGCTGTTTGGCGCGTCCTCCGGCAACGTCGATCCGCTCAACCTCGGCCTGTTGGCGCAGAAGGGATCGCTCTATGTCACTCGCCCGACGCTCAACACCTACGCCGCCAAGCGTGAAAACCTCGTCGCCATGGCGGGCGAGCTGTTCGAGGTGGTGAAGTCGGGCGCGGTCAAGATCGAGGTGCACCAGACCTATCCGCTAAAGGACGCGGCCAAGGCCCATGCCGATCTCGGCGCACGCAAGACCACGGGATCGACGGTGCTGACAGTGTGA
- a CDS encoding Rieske (2Fe-2S) protein: MTRHIVARTSDIPLGGNKVFGVEGRDIVIFHVNGEFFALLNRCPHEGAPLAKAACVARLTSPEPGVYQRSRVGELLRCPWHGWEFDMRNGQSWFDPQRVKVRSYPVAVESGEVLAEGLEKGPYVAETFPVHVEDNYVIVET, encoded by the coding sequence ATGACCCGGCACATCGTCGCCCGCACCTCAGATATCCCGCTTGGCGGCAACAAGGTGTTCGGCGTGGAAGGACGCGACATCGTCATCTTCCACGTCAACGGCGAATTCTTTGCGCTGCTCAATCGCTGCCCGCACGAAGGCGCGCCGCTGGCGAAGGCGGCGTGCGTGGCGCGGCTGACCTCGCCGGAGCCCGGCGTCTACCAGCGCTCGCGCGTCGGTGAATTGCTGCGCTGTCCCTGGCACGGCTGGGAATTCGACATGCGCAATGGCCAATCCTGGTTCGATCCGCAGCGGGTCAAGGTGAGGTCGTATCCGGTCGCGGTCGAGAGCGGCGAAGTGCTGGCAGAGGGGCTCGAAAAGGGCCCGTATGTCGCCGAGACCTTTCCGGTCCATGTCGAGGACAATTACGTCATCGTCGAGACCTAG
- a CDS encoding S53 family peptidase, whose protein sequence is MSAQPAKISNAVELPNSVHQLPTGSKAMRRTSEQRWIELTVGVRRSQQLPDLSSLDDKLPGARTYMTRDQLASQYGADEKSVAAIEAFAKANNLVVTHKETVSARMGLAGTVADVSKAFGVTLFDYSHPKLGDFHARTGPVHVPPEVADAITGVFGLNNHRVLRRTLQSRTVEASAAHAARAWFIPTELADIYNFPAGGAQQQCIGLLEFGGGVDTGDLTSYFQTIQQPAPDVQIVAVDGVSTDPGSDPNSTGEVMLDVDVAGALANGAKIVTYFGTFDEKGLVDVLAKVVSDSANDPSVISISWGWDENENFNNSGVIWSPAAIAHCNASFLAAAHLGITVCVSTGDDGAEAQMQDGRAHVNYPATSPYVLAVGGTTLHVRKNASGTKQITETVWNDRGGGTGGGVSDITPVPAWQNGKVVKSINPGHFAGRAIPDVAADADPATGYLTKSNGKLTVVGGTSASAPLWASLIARINATMGKRVGNFNALLYSKFGPNNVLRDITAGNNDVEGLLNGQYPAGQGWDACTGWGSPDGKKLLAAFQGNPTS, encoded by the coding sequence ATGAGTGCCCAACCTGCCAAAATCAGCAATGCGGTCGAGCTTCCCAACAGCGTCCATCAATTGCCGACCGGATCGAAAGCGATGCGCCGCACCAGCGAGCAGCGGTGGATCGAACTCACCGTCGGCGTTCGCCGCAGCCAGCAGTTGCCGGACCTGTCCAGTCTCGACGACAAGCTTCCGGGAGCGCGCACCTACATGACCCGCGATCAGCTCGCGAGCCAATACGGCGCGGACGAAAAATCCGTCGCGGCGATCGAGGCCTTTGCGAAGGCCAACAACCTCGTCGTCACCCACAAGGAGACGGTCTCGGCCCGGATGGGCCTTGCCGGCACCGTTGCCGATGTCAGCAAGGCCTTTGGCGTCACGCTGTTCGACTACTCGCATCCGAAGCTTGGTGACTTTCACGCCCGCACCGGGCCGGTGCACGTGCCGCCGGAGGTCGCCGACGCGATCACCGGCGTCTTCGGCCTGAACAATCATCGCGTCCTGCGGCGTACGTTGCAATCGCGCACGGTGGAGGCAAGCGCCGCCCACGCCGCGAGGGCCTGGTTCATCCCGACCGAACTCGCCGACATCTATAATTTCCCCGCTGGAGGCGCCCAGCAGCAATGCATCGGCCTGCTCGAGTTCGGGGGCGGCGTCGACACCGGCGACCTCACCAGCTATTTCCAGACGATCCAGCAACCGGCCCCCGACGTGCAAATCGTCGCGGTCGACGGCGTTTCGACCGATCCGGGCTCCGACCCCAACTCGACCGGCGAAGTCATGCTCGACGTCGACGTTGCCGGGGCGCTGGCCAACGGCGCGAAGATCGTCACCTATTTCGGGACGTTCGACGAGAAGGGACTGGTCGACGTGCTGGCCAAGGTGGTCAGCGATTCCGCAAACGACCCTTCGGTGATCTCGATCAGCTGGGGTTGGGACGAGAACGAGAACTTCAACAACAGCGGCGTCATCTGGTCGCCGGCCGCGATCGCGCACTGCAACGCGAGTTTCCTGGCTGCGGCGCATCTCGGCATCACGGTGTGCGTCTCCACCGGGGACGACGGCGCGGAGGCACAGATGCAGGACGGCCGCGCGCATGTGAACTATCCGGCGACCAGTCCCTATGTCCTTGCGGTCGGAGGAACGACGCTTCATGTCCGCAAGAACGCGAGCGGCACCAAACAGATCACCGAGACGGTGTGGAACGATCGCGGAGGCGGCACCGGCGGCGGCGTCAGCGACATCACGCCGGTCCCGGCCTGGCAGAATGGCAAGGTGGTCAAATCGATCAACCCCGGACATTTCGCGGGCCGGGCAATTCCCGACGTCGCGGCCGATGCCGATCCTGCGACCGGCTATCTGACGAAGTCGAACGGCAAGCTCACGGTGGTCGGGGGCACCAGCGCTTCCGCGCCGCTCTGGGCCAGCCTGATCGCACGCATCAACGCGACCATGGGCAAGCGGGTCGGCAACTTCAACGCGCTGCTCTACAGCAAATTCGGTCCGAACAACGTGCTGCGCGACATCACCGCCGGCAACAATGACGTGGAAGGGCTGCTGAACGGCCAGTACCCGGCAGGCCAGGGATGGGATGCGTGCACCGGTTGGGGCTCGCCGGACGGCAAGAAGCTGCTGGCCGCGTTCCAGGGCAACCCGACGAGCTGA
- a CDS encoding ATP-binding protein yields MLAASVVFPLLLFCYASWANYRTAFSRADERIKQGLDLSAEQALRVFRSINVTFDSVEQITRGRTEQTLRINEAELSERLKQFVNALPDIGSVWILNAQGDAIVSSLFFPVAPAANAPDRAYLKSQLAPDSNLHVGEVQRIRMTGRLIVPVSKWRTDTSGTFSGITEISVLPQAFERLYEPLAERTSASFALIRDDGAVLARYPVPTTTGIKLDASTGFGKLVARSPEGGQYTSVSGVDGIERRFAARKLEGFPLYVTSSLATRDIVQGWLWQMAGHLVYGLPATVFFIVLILLAMKTTGQLYDEAERREAAEASLRQAQKMEAVGQLTGGVAHDFNNLLTIILGNLQLALRQTPEGRQQRLLTNVYHAAERAAELIKRLLAFSRNQPLNPRPIDANRLVADMSDLLGRTLGETILIETVRGGGLWLTEVDQAELESALLNLAINARDAMQSGGKLTIETGNASLDEAYCETVDGVKPGQYVMISMTDTGTGMSQEVISKAFDPFFTTKPAGTGTGLGLSQVHGFVRQSGGHIRIYSEPGEGTTVKIYLPRSFIRRAEAKNETKTPESQKGRLETVLVVEDDPDVRSYVTETLRSLNYGVLEAPDGETALALVQRPGPIDLLLTDVVMPGINGRVLGDAARQLRPGLKILYMTGYSRNAIVHQGRLDPGVSLIQKPFSESALASRVHGVLSTAEN; encoded by the coding sequence ATGCTCGCAGCGAGCGTCGTCTTTCCCTTGTTGCTGTTCTGCTATGCATCCTGGGCGAACTACCGTACCGCCTTCAGCCGCGCCGATGAGCGGATCAAGCAGGGGCTGGACCTCAGCGCCGAGCAGGCGCTGCGGGTGTTCCGCTCGATCAACGTGACGTTCGACAGCGTCGAGCAGATCACGCGCGGACGCACCGAGCAGACGCTTCGCATCAACGAAGCCGAGTTGAGCGAGCGCCTCAAGCAGTTTGTCAACGCGCTGCCGGACATCGGATCGGTCTGGATCCTGAACGCGCAGGGCGACGCCATCGTATCCTCGCTGTTCTTCCCGGTTGCACCGGCCGCGAACGCGCCCGATCGCGCCTATCTGAAAAGCCAGTTGGCCCCGGATTCGAACCTTCATGTCGGCGAGGTGCAGCGCATCCGGATGACGGGCCGGCTGATCGTTCCCGTCAGCAAATGGCGCACGGACACCTCCGGAACCTTCTCCGGCATCACCGAAATCTCGGTGCTGCCCCAGGCCTTCGAACGGCTCTATGAACCGCTGGCCGAGCGCACCAGCGCGAGCTTTGCCCTGATCAGGGACGACGGCGCCGTACTCGCGCGTTACCCGGTGCCGACCACGACCGGCATCAAGCTCGACGCTTCCACCGGCTTCGGCAAATTGGTTGCGCGCAGTCCTGAAGGCGGCCAATACACGTCGGTTTCCGGTGTCGACGGGATCGAGCGGCGATTTGCGGCGCGCAAGCTCGAGGGATTCCCACTCTATGTCACTTCGAGCCTGGCAACCCGGGATATCGTGCAGGGCTGGCTGTGGCAGATGGCCGGCCATCTGGTCTACGGACTTCCCGCGACCGTCTTTTTCATCGTGCTAATCCTGCTGGCGATGAAAACAACCGGCCAGCTTTATGACGAGGCCGAACGGCGCGAAGCTGCCGAAGCCAGCCTCCGCCAGGCGCAGAAAATGGAGGCAGTCGGGCAATTGACCGGCGGCGTGGCGCACGACTTCAACAATCTCTTGACCATCATCCTCGGCAATCTGCAGCTGGCATTGCGGCAGACGCCGGAAGGCCGGCAACAGCGGTTATTGACCAACGTTTATCATGCCGCTGAACGCGCGGCAGAACTCATCAAGCGGCTGCTGGCGTTTTCGCGCAACCAGCCGCTCAATCCGCGTCCGATCGACGCCAACCGGCTGGTGGCGGATATGTCCGATCTTCTCGGCCGCACGCTGGGCGAGACCATTCTCATCGAAACCGTCCGCGGCGGTGGGCTATGGCTGACGGAAGTCGACCAGGCGGAACTGGAATCCGCGCTGCTCAACCTTGCGATCAACGCACGCGACGCGATGCAATCGGGCGGCAAGCTGACGATCGAAACCGGCAATGCATCTCTCGATGAGGCCTATTGCGAGACCGTGGACGGCGTGAAGCCGGGTCAATACGTCATGATCTCGATGACCGATACCGGCACCGGCATGTCGCAGGAAGTCATCAGCAAGGCGTTCGATCCATTCTTCACCACCAAGCCGGCCGGTACCGGGACCGGTCTCGGCCTTAGCCAGGTCCATGGCTTCGTCAGACAGAGCGGCGGCCACATCCGCATCTACAGCGAACCGGGCGAGGGAACGACAGTCAAGATTTACCTGCCCCGCAGTTTCATCCGGCGCGCCGAAGCCAAAAATGAAACCAAAACTCCCGAGAGCCAGAAAGGCAGGCTGGAAACGGTCCTCGTGGTGGAGGACGATCCGGACGTCCGTTCCTACGTGACGGAAACATTGCGCAGCCTCAATTACGGCGTCCTCGAAGCGCCCGACGGCGAAACCGCGCTTGCCCTGGTTCAACGGCCCGGCCCGATCGACCTGCTGCTGACCGACGTCGTGATGCCCGGAATCAACGGCCGCGTGCTTGGCGACGCCGCAAGACAACTTCGCCCGGGGCTGAAGATACTCTATATGACCGGTTACTCCCGCAACGCCATCGTGCATCAGGGACGGCTCGATCCCGGCGTCTCGCTGATCCAGAAGCCGTTCTCGGAGAGTGCGCTGGCTTCCCGCGTTCACGGAGTTCTTTCGACGGCCGAAAACTGA
- a CDS encoding amidohydrolase family protein, translated as MSDVIDRPILEQEVAAKSRVRIIDCDVHPSLHSHTDLHQFMSKRWQEHLKEYGSHLRTPYIGTTPYPRSSPLIARRDAWPPTGGPPGSDLAFMQKQHLDPLDVEFGILQVLDLFIFSQQNLEFGAAIQRAINDWQLAFWSDRDPRLKASILAGQDDTEFAIAEIERCAKTGRYVQINVCPRANEPLGRRRYWPIYERAQALGLPLGIHVGGYGGHAPTGGGWPSYYCEEHQSNAHTMGSMLTSLVLEGVPERFPKLKIVFIEGGFGWIPSTMWRMDRHFDRFRSEVPHLKRRPSEYVKEHFWFTTQPIDEPDEAKHLRSLIEWVGVDRLLFSSDYPHWDFDDPRFAFKTPLTEIERQKIFSSNARAVYKF; from the coding sequence ATGAGTGATGTCATCGACCGCCCCATTCTCGAGCAGGAAGTCGCCGCCAAAAGCCGGGTGCGGATCATCGATTGCGACGTGCATCCGAGCCTGCATTCGCACACTGACCTGCATCAGTTCATGTCGAAACGCTGGCAGGAGCATCTGAAGGAATATGGCAGCCATCTGCGCACGCCCTATATCGGCACCACGCCCTATCCGCGCTCCTCGCCTCTGATTGCGCGGCGCGACGCCTGGCCGCCGACCGGCGGGCCGCCCGGCTCCGATCTCGCCTTCATGCAGAAGCAGCACCTCGATCCGCTCGATGTCGAATTCGGCATTTTGCAGGTGCTCGACCTCTTCATCTTCTCGCAGCAAAACCTCGAATTCGGCGCCGCGATCCAGCGCGCCATCAACGACTGGCAGCTGGCATTCTGGTCCGACCGCGATCCCCGACTGAAGGCCTCGATCCTCGCCGGGCAGGACGACACGGAGTTCGCGATCGCCGAGATCGAGCGCTGCGCAAAAACCGGGCGTTATGTACAGATCAACGTCTGCCCGCGCGCCAACGAGCCGCTCGGCCGCCGGCGCTATTGGCCGATCTACGAACGCGCGCAGGCGCTCGGCCTGCCTCTCGGCATTCACGTCGGCGGCTATGGCGGGCACGCGCCGACCGGCGGCGGCTGGCCGTCCTATTATTGCGAGGAGCATCAGTCCAATGCGCATACAATGGGGTCGATGCTCACCAGTCTCGTCCTCGAAGGCGTTCCGGAGCGTTTCCCGAAACTCAAGATCGTGTTCATCGAGGGCGGCTTCGGCTGGATCCCGTCGACGATGTGGCGGATGGATCGGCATTTCGACCGCTTCCGCAGCGAGGTGCCGCACCTCAAGCGGCGCCCGTCGGAATATGTGAAGGAGCATTTCTGGTTCACGACCCAGCCGATCGACGAGCCGGATGAAGCAAAACACCTGCGCTCGCTGATCGAATGGGTCGGCGTCGATCGCCTGCTGTTCTCGTCGGATTACCCGCATTGGGACTTCGACGATCCGCGCTTTGCCTTCAAGACGCCGCTGACGGAGATCGAGCGGCAAAAGATCTTCAGCAGCAACGCCCGCGCGGTGTACAAGTTCTAG